In Tuberibacillus sp. Marseille-P3662, the following proteins share a genomic window:
- the secA gene encoding preprotein translocase subunit SecA, translating to MMGLLKKIVGDPAQRKLNKFRKTADKIESFSDEMKQKSDAELREKTEEFRRRLDQGETLDDLLPEAFAVVREASTRVLGLTPFYVQLLGAISLHDGNISEMKTGEGKTLVATMPMYLNAIGGRGVHLVTVNEYLASRDAEQMGELFDFLGLTVGLNVSGMSHEEKQEAYNADITYGTNNEYGFDYLRDNMVLYKEEKVQRELNYAIIDEVDSVLIDEARTPLIISGNAEKSTLLYTQANQFVRLLKENDDYTIDIKTKSVQLTEEGITKSENFFNVDNLYDYSNVQLNHHVHQALKAHAIMHRDTDYVVKDEEIVIVDQFTGRLMPGRRFSEGLHQAIEAKEGVPIQRESKTLATITFQNYFRRYNKLSGMTGTAKTEEEEFQSIYNMDVISIPTNLPVVRVDHADLIYKSQEGKFKAVADEIERAHKRGQPVLVGTVAVETSELISNLLKKRGVKHNVLNAKYHASEAEIIENAGQPNAVTIATNMAGRGTDIKLGDGVKELGGLYIIGTERHESRRIDNQLRGRSGRQGDPGQSQFYLSMEDELMRRFGSERMQSMMERLGMQDDQPIESKLVSRSVESAQKRVEGNNFDARKQVLQFDDVMRQQRDIIYKQRADVMESENLSDVVKDMITSVIERIVNAHTPEDSVPEEWDLQPIADYANGTFFDDGVITVEDLNGKDPEEMIELLYDKVVEKYQEKEERFTSEHMREFERVVMLRAVDTKWMDHIDAMEQLREGIHLRAYGQNDPFREYQMEGFEMFEEMVASIEEEVVNYIMKAEIENNLERQKVAEGEAVNPQEDGEERTKKKSPVERGEKTGRNDPCPCGSGKKYKHCHGK from the coding sequence ATCATGGGCTTATTGAAAAAGATCGTCGGTGATCCGGCGCAACGGAAATTAAATAAATTTCGAAAAACAGCAGATAAAATTGAAAGTTTTTCAGATGAAATGAAGCAAAAAAGTGATGCTGAACTCCGGGAAAAAACTGAGGAATTCAGAAGGCGGTTAGATCAAGGTGAGACACTGGATGATCTTTTGCCTGAAGCTTTCGCCGTTGTTCGTGAAGCTTCAACGCGCGTGCTCGGTCTGACCCCGTTCTACGTCCAGTTGCTCGGTGCAATATCTTTGCACGACGGTAATATATCGGAAATGAAGACAGGTGAAGGGAAAACGCTTGTTGCCACGATGCCAATGTATTTGAATGCGATTGGCGGCAGAGGGGTTCACCTTGTCACAGTCAACGAATATCTAGCGTCCCGTGATGCCGAACAAATGGGTGAATTGTTTGATTTTCTCGGGCTAACGGTTGGCCTCAACGTTTCCGGCATGTCTCATGAGGAGAAGCAAGAGGCTTATAATGCAGATATAACTTATGGGACAAACAATGAGTATGGCTTTGATTATCTACGCGATAACATGGTGCTGTATAAAGAGGAAAAAGTTCAACGTGAGCTTAACTATGCGATTATTGATGAGGTCGATTCTGTACTGATTGATGAAGCACGGACACCGCTAATTATTTCTGGCAATGCTGAAAAATCGACGTTGCTCTATACGCAAGCAAACCAGTTTGTCCGTTTGTTAAAGGAAAATGATGATTATACCATTGATATCAAAACTAAATCAGTGCAACTGACCGAAGAAGGAATAACAAAATCGGAGAATTTTTTCAATGTGGACAACTTATATGACTACAGTAATGTTCAATTGAATCATCACGTGCACCAAGCATTAAAAGCCCATGCCATCATGCACCGGGATACGGATTATGTTGTCAAAGATGAGGAAATTGTGATCGTTGACCAATTTACAGGTCGCTTGATGCCGGGACGCCGGTTTAGTGAAGGTTTGCACCAGGCGATTGAGGCTAAAGAGGGTGTTCCGATTCAACGGGAGAGTAAAACCCTTGCGACCATCACTTTCCAAAACTACTTTAGAAGGTATAATAAGTTATCCGGTATGACGGGTACCGCTAAAACAGAGGAAGAAGAATTTCAAAGCATATATAATATGGATGTTATTTCTATACCGACAAACCTACCTGTTGTTCGTGTTGACCATGCTGATTTAATCTACAAATCACAAGAAGGCAAATTTAAAGCCGTTGCTGATGAGATTGAACGGGCTCATAAAAGAGGACAACCGGTGCTCGTTGGTACAGTCGCCGTGGAAACTTCCGAATTGATTTCAAATTTATTGAAGAAGCGCGGTGTTAAGCATAATGTATTGAATGCCAAATATCATGCCAGTGAGGCAGAAATTATAGAAAACGCGGGGCAACCTAATGCCGTAACGATTGCTACCAATATGGCTGGACGCGGAACGGATATTAAACTAGGCGATGGTGTCAAGGAGCTTGGCGGTCTTTATATTATTGGGACAGAGCGGCATGAGTCACGTCGAATTGATAACCAACTTCGAGGTCGCTCCGGCCGGCAAGGTGACCCGGGACAATCGCAATTTTATCTTTCCATGGAAGATGAGTTGATGCGGCGTTTCGGATCAGAACGGATGCAATCAATGATGGAACGTCTGGGCATGCAGGACGATCAGCCGATTGAAAGTAAGCTTGTGAGTCGTTCTGTGGAATCCGCGCAAAAACGAGTCGAAGGTAATAACTTCGATGCTCGTAAGCAAGTGCTGCAGTTTGACGATGTTATGCGGCAGCAGCGTGATATTATTTACAAACAACGTGCTGATGTTATGGAGTCAGAGAATCTTAGTGATGTTGTCAAAGATATGATCACATCGGTCATTGAACGCATTGTTAATGCTCACACACCGGAAGACTCAGTGCCGGAAGAATGGGACTTGCAGCCGATTGCGGATTATGCTAATGGGACCTTTTTTGATGATGGGGTTATCACCGTCGAGGATCTAAACGGAAAGGATCCGGAAGAGATGATTGAACTCCTGTATGATAAGGTCGTTGAAAAGTATCAAGAAAAAGAAGAACGCTTCACAAGTGAGCATATGCGGGAATTTGAGCGAGTAGTTATGCTTCGGGCGGTTGATACAAAATGGATGGATCATATTGACGCCATGGAACAATTGCGTGAGGGCATTCATCTTCGTGCATACGGGCAAAATGACCCATTCCGTGAATATCAAATGGAAGGCTTCGAAATGTTCGAAGAAATGGTTGCATCCATTGAAGAAGAAGTCGTTAATTATATTATGAAAGCGGAAATTGAAAATAATCTTGAACGTCAGAAAGTGGCCGAAGGTGAGGCGGTCAATCCACAGGAAGACGGAGAAGAAAGAACGAAAAAGAAATCACCGGTTGAACGAGGCGAAAAGACCGGTCGTAATGATCCGTGTCCTTGTGGAAGCGGAAAAAAATATAAGCATTGCCACGGAAAGTAA
- a CDS encoding GbsR/MarR family transcriptional regulator, translating into MSIQKPTDNQMAIKKARERVIETISQNMYLYGVTPSIGRLYGTLFFEDRPLTLDDMKEELQMSKTSMSTSVRALTDLNMVEKVWQKGVRKDLYTAKKDWYQIFIDFFTHQWRKVIQSNLQSIDESLSELQQIIDHHDLTSVEQQLAMSDIEKLQSSKEYYLWLDKLFDYFESQEIFETIERME; encoded by the coding sequence ATGAGCATACAGAAACCGACAGATAATCAAATGGCCATTAAAAAAGCGCGGGAACGAGTGATTGAAACCATTTCGCAAAATATGTACTTATACGGGGTAACTCCTTCGATTGGTCGCTTATATGGCACCTTATTTTTTGAAGACCGGCCGCTGACACTCGATGATATGAAAGAAGAGCTACAAATGAGTAAAACCAGCATGAGCACTTCCGTCAGGGCACTAACCGATTTGAACATGGTAGAAAAAGTATGGCAAAAAGGTGTCAGGAAGGACTTGTATACAGCTAAGAAGGACTGGTATCAAATATTTATTGATTTCTTTACTCACCAATGGCGGAAAGTCATTCAATCTAATCTACAGTCTATCGATGAATCATTGAGTGAACTGCAACAAATCATCGACCATCACGATTTAACCAGCGTTGAACAACAATTGGCCATGTCCGACATCGAAAAACTCCAATCCTCTAAGGAATACTATTTGTGGCTCGACAAACTATTTGATTACTTTGAATCACAAGAAATTTTTGAAACAATTGAACGAATGGAATAA
- a CDS encoding YitT family protein — protein MVISQWIRKQSTSPVLRLFMDYIYVLIGSAFVGIAFNVFLLPNRVASGGVSGISTIVHWTLGWEASYVQWALNIPLFVLGVALLGSTFGYLQYALKTLVGTIFLPFIVYITSGWDAATHHELLGALFGGIGVGLGLGIVFRGNASTGGTDLAAQVIHKYTGISLGTCVACIDGLIVISSAVYLSIESALFALIGMYLTGKLIDVVQMGFNTSKLVYIISDQQTTLRSVILTEIDRGITRIDAHGGFTENKRPMLMCAVSQSEITKLKHTVKAVDPTAFMIVTNAVEIVGEGFEE, from the coding sequence ATGGTTATCAGTCAGTGGATAAGGAAACAGAGCACATCGCCTGTTTTACGCCTTTTCATGGATTACATCTATGTTTTAATTGGATCAGCATTTGTCGGCATTGCTTTTAATGTTTTTTTACTGCCAAACCGGGTAGCTTCCGGGGGCGTCAGCGGAATTAGTACAATTGTTCATTGGACGTTAGGGTGGGAAGCCTCTTATGTTCAATGGGCGCTTAATATTCCGTTGTTTGTTTTAGGTGTGGCGCTCTTGGGGAGTACCTTTGGTTATCTTCAGTATGCTTTGAAGACATTAGTAGGCACTATCTTTCTTCCGTTTATCGTTTACATAACTTCTGGCTGGGACGCAGCCACTCACCATGAGTTGTTGGGGGCTTTGTTCGGCGGAATTGGTGTTGGACTTGGTTTAGGGATTGTTTTTCGTGGCAATGCCTCAACAGGTGGGACGGACTTGGCGGCCCAAGTCATTCATAAATATACCGGTATTTCATTGGGGACATGTGTTGCCTGTATCGATGGCTTGATCGTTATCAGTTCAGCGGTTTACTTATCGATTGAAAGTGCTTTGTTTGCATTGATAGGTATGTATTTGACAGGAAAATTAATTGACGTTGTCCAAATGGGATTCAATACATCAAAATTAGTTTACATTATTTCTGATCAGCAAACGACTCTAAGATCGGTCATTTTGACAGAAATTGATCGGGGCATTACTCGAATTGATGCTCATGGAGGGTTTACAGAGAATAAACGGCCCATGTTGATGTGTGCTGTGTCTCAAAGCGAAATCACAAAGTTGAAGCATACGGTGAAGGCTGTAGATCCGACCGCTTTTATGATTGTAACGAATGCTGTGGAAATTGTCGGTGAAGGTTTTGAGGAATAA
- the prfB gene encoding peptide chain release factor 2 (programmed frameshift), with protein MELADIKNELAQMRDRLEEFRGSLDLTDKQNRIAELEQQMTAPGFWDQQDTAQTVINEVNALKEVVNDFQTLAEGFENLKVTYELVQEEHDADLEGELADDLVSLRDAFNKFERNMLLNQPHDKNNAILELHPGAGGTESQDWAAMLLRMYKRWADDKDYSVETLDYLPGDEAGVKSVTLHIKGNNAYGYLKAEKGVHRLVRISPFDSSGRRHTSFVSCDVTPEIDDSINIDIKPEELKIDTYRASGAGGQHVNTTDSAVRMTHLPTNTIVTCQSERSQIKNREKAMKMLKGKLYQQELEKQQQEIENIRGEQKSIEWGSQIRSYVFHPYTMVKDHRTSLDIGNAQGVLNGDLDPLIDAYLRSLMNET; from the exons ATGGAACTTGCAGATATTAAAAATGAACTCGCTCAGATGCGGGATAGGCTTGAAGAATTCAGGGGGTCTCTT GACTTAACAGATAAGCAAAATCGGATTGCTGAACTTGAGCAGCAAATGACAGCACCGGGATTTTGGGATCAACAGGATACAGCTCAAACTGTCATCAATGAGGTTAATGCTTTAAAAGAGGTTGTCAATGATTTTCAAACCCTTGCAGAAGGCTTTGAGAACCTTAAAGTGACCTATGAATTAGTACAAGAAGAACATGATGCTGATCTAGAAGGTGAGCTTGCTGATGACCTTGTTTCCTTACGTGATGCTTTTAACAAATTTGAACGAAACATGCTTTTAAATCAACCCCATGATAAAAACAATGCCATCCTTGAACTTCATCCAGGAGCCGGGGGGACAGAATCTCAAGATTGGGCAGCTATGCTGTTACGTATGTACAAACGTTGGGCCGATGATAAAGATTATTCGGTGGAAACATTGGATTATCTTCCGGGAGATGAAGCGGGTGTCAAAAGCGTGACGCTTCATATAAAAGGCAATAATGCTTATGGCTATTTGAAGGCGGAAAAAGGGGTTCATCGTTTAGTTCGAATTTCCCCGTTTGATTCTTCTGGGCGCCGGCATACATCGTTTGTGTCTTGTGACGTCACACCCGAGATTGATGATAGTATTAATATTGACATTAAACCTGAGGAACTGAAAATTGACACTTATAGGGCAAGCGGGGCTGGTGGACAGCACGTTAATACCACTGATTCGGCCGTCCGGATGACGCACTTGCCAACGAACACAATTGTGACGTGTCAGTCGGAACGTTCACAAATTAAAAACCGTGAAAAGGCCATGAAAATGCTGAAAGGCAAGCTCTATCAGCAAGAATTGGAAAAGCAACAACAAGAAATTGAAAACATTCGTGGCGAACAAAAAAGTATTGAATGGGGCAGTCAAATTCGTTCATATGTCTTTCATCCTTATACCATGGTTAAAGACCACCGGACGAGCCTCGATATCGGTAATGCTCAAGGGGTTCTTAATGGGGATTTGGATCCGTTGATCGATGCCTACTTACGGTCGCTCATGAACGAAACGTAA
- a CDS encoding arsenate reductase ArsC, with translation MEKPILYFIDIGNSMFSQMAEGIARYYLEEYYIFSAGVDKHSIDSRAVKAMENINIDITDQTSKLIDMELLMNADSMITLSKEAELQCPKPRDVNQFYWRFPEPYNLEGSREEKWQAITKARDQLERLIRQFKDKKIS, from the coding sequence GGCAATTCAATGTTTAGTCAAATGGCAGAGGGTATTGCCCGGTACTATTTGGAAGAATACTATATCTTTTCAGCAGGTGTTGACAAACATAGTATAGATTCAAGGGCAGTCAAAGCGATGGAGAATATTAATATTGATATCACAGATCAGACATCGAAGTTGATTGATATGGAATTATTGATGAACGCCGACTCTATGATCACATTGTCAAAAGAAGCCGAATTGCAATGTCCAAAACCAAGGGATGTGAATCAGTTTTATTGGCGATTCCCAGAACCATATAATTTAGAGGGATCTAGGGAAGAAAAATGGCAAGCGATAACGAAGGCGAGGGATCAGCTTGAAAGGCTTATCCGCCAATTTAAAGACAAAAAAATATCCTAA
- a CDS encoding glycine betaine ABC transporter substrate-binding protein, translated as MKKFTTAFLAVFMVLGLALAGCGNSGSDDGSNENSGSDSDSSSSESVGEKVDYTITGIDPGAGVVKNSQKAVEEYGLDKWNVKTSSGSAMTAELDKAFKNKKPIVVTGWKPHWMFSKYDLKILKDPKKVFGESEAIHTVVTKGYKSENPNAYKFLDQFKMSMEDLNSVMLSIQDGKSKAEAAKAWIKDHPDKVKAWEKDVEKVDGKNIRLAYVAWASAIASNNVVKVALEDLGYKVELKQLAAGAMWSAVSKGGDSGADATVCAWLPITHADYQKQYKDDVKDLGANLEGVKLGLTVPEYMDVDSIEDLKSE; from the coding sequence ATGAAGAAATTCACTACAGCATTTCTTGCCGTCTTCATGGTACTAGGTCTGGCGCTTGCTGGTTGCGGCAACAGCGGATCTGATGACGGTTCAAACGAAAATTCGGGAAGCGATAGTGATAGTTCAAGCTCAGAATCCGTTGGTGAAAAGGTTGATTACACCATCACAGGTATTGACCCAGGTGCTGGTGTTGTCAAAAACTCTCAAAAAGCGGTCGAAGAATACGGTTTGGATAAATGGAACGTTAAGACAAGTTCCGGTTCAGCCATGACAGCAGAACTTGACAAGGCCTTTAAAAATAAAAAGCCTATTGTGGTAACAGGTTGGAAGCCACATTGGATGTTTAGTAAATATGACTTGAAAATCTTGAAAGATCCTAAGAAAGTTTTTGGTGAGTCTGAAGCTATACACACAGTTGTTACAAAAGGTTACAAATCAGAAAATCCAAATGCTTACAAATTTTTAGATCAGTTTAAAATGTCAATGGAAGATTTAAACTCTGTTATGCTTTCGATTCAGGATGGCAAATCTAAAGCAGAAGCAGCGAAGGCTTGGATTAAGGATCATCCAGATAAAGTTAAGGCATGGGAGAAAGACGTCGAGAAGGTTGATGGTAAAAACATTAGACTTGCATATGTTGCATGGGCATCAGCCATTGCGAGTAACAATGTAGTCAAAGTTGCATTAGAAGATTTAGGATATAAGGTTGAACTTAAGCAATTGGCAGCAGGTGCTATGTGGTCAGCCGTCTCAAAAGGTGGCGATAGCGGTGCTGATGCAACGGTATGTGCATGGCTACCAATCACCCATGCTGATTACCAAAAGCAATATAAAGACGACGTTAAAGATCTAGGTGCTAATCTTGAAGGTGTAAAATTGGGTCTTACCGTACCAGAATATATGGATGTTGATTCCATCGAAGACCTTAAATCAGAATAA
- a CDS encoding two-component system sensor histidine kinase NtrB: MKMISESPVKQISQYPFPYFLLDLNANIISCSGKARQQFGDIDDLSDIINRNELAFYDHLSQDDTDVPIELMLRTVAGFKPFNVFKQISGPKRIELFCIPIDNQSKAMKQTIDELKRHIHDIEKRVQEDQHLVNIGKMAANFVHEVRNPLTTVKGFVQLLQSYTEDDTYNKYADVALEELDRANQIIGEFLCVSKPSDQERTVVSVCQLVKNTIILCESVALNAKCVLDYQLPVEHVNVKVNTQQIKQVLVNMIKNAVEATSENASDTHGEINIHTKINRGFIHIYINDNGAGMDQSTLNYIFKPFYTTKSSGTGLGLSVCKDIIEEHGGSVTAESQLGIGTCFIISLPILHRQV; the protein is encoded by the coding sequence ATGAAAATGATAAGTGAAAGCCCGGTGAAGCAGATATCACAGTATCCATTTCCTTATTTTCTACTTGATCTGAATGCCAACATTATAAGCTGTTCAGGTAAAGCCCGGCAACAGTTTGGGGATATTGATGATTTAAGTGATATTATCAACCGTAATGAATTAGCATTTTATGATCATTTGTCACAAGATGATACCGATGTCCCGATTGAGTTAATGTTAAGAACTGTAGCGGGGTTCAAACCTTTTAACGTCTTCAAGCAAATCTCTGGCCCAAAAAGGATTGAACTATTTTGTATTCCAATAGACAATCAATCAAAGGCAATGAAACAAACCATTGATGAATTGAAGCGACATATTCATGATATTGAAAAACGCGTGCAGGAAGATCAACACCTAGTTAATATCGGAAAAATGGCGGCAAACTTTGTCCATGAAGTTCGCAATCCATTAACAACTGTGAAGGGGTTTGTCCAATTACTGCAATCTTACACTGAAGATGATACATATAATAAATATGCCGATGTGGCGCTTGAAGAGTTGGACCGTGCTAATCAAATTATTGGTGAATTTTTGTGCGTTTCCAAACCGTCTGATCAAGAAAGGACCGTTGTCTCTGTATGTCAACTGGTTAAAAACACCATTATTCTATGTGAAAGTGTAGCGTTAAATGCCAAATGCGTACTTGACTATCAATTACCTGTCGAACATGTTAATGTTAAAGTCAATACACAGCAAATTAAGCAAGTCTTAGTCAATATGATAAAAAATGCCGTTGAGGCAACATCTGAGAATGCCAGCGATACCCATGGAGAAATTAACATACATACCAAAATAAATCGCGGTTTTATCCATATTTATATCAATGACAATGGGGCTGGTATGGATCAATCCACATTAAATTATATTTTTAAACCGTTTTATACAACAAAGTCATCCGGAACGGGCTTGGGCTTATCTGTTTGTAAGGATATTATTGAGGAACATGGCGGGTCAGTAACGGCAGAAAGTCAATTAGGAATCGGTACTTGTTTTATTATTTCTTTACCCATTTTGCATAGGCAAGTATAA
- a CDS encoding quaternary amine ABC transporter ATP-binding protein — MDKIEVRDITKVFGKAPKEGIELLDNGLSKDDILDKTGMTVGVNKANFNIKDGEVFVIMGLSGSGKSTMVRMLNRLIEPTGGSILVDDEDVTQMSKQQLRDLRRKKMSMVFQNFALFPHRTILENTVYGLEIQGVTKAERNEKAVNSLELVGLKGYEDKRPDELSGGMQQRVGLARALANDADVLLMDEAFSALDPLIRKDMQDELLDLQERMQKTIVFITHDLDEALRIGDRIALMKDGSVVQIGSPEEIMMNPANDYVEQFVEDVDVTKVFSAEHVMKRAERVNVDRGPRTALRLMKDEGLSSIYAIDKNKQFLGVLFADDAKKAAETGKSLEEVVQDVESVTPDTLLNDMFDVVSNSNVPVPVVEDGRLRGIVKRSAIIDVMADSSEITNGDEVNE; from the coding sequence ATGGATAAGATTGAAGTTCGTGATATTACGAAAGTTTTCGGTAAAGCCCCTAAAGAAGGTATTGAGTTACTAGATAATGGCCTTTCCAAAGATGATATTCTTGATAAAACCGGAATGACTGTCGGGGTTAATAAGGCAAACTTTAATATCAAAGATGGCGAAGTTTTCGTTATTATGGGGTTGTCAGGTAGTGGTAAATCAACAATGGTTCGAATGTTGAACCGTTTGATCGAGCCGACTGGAGGTTCGATATTGGTTGATGATGAAGATGTCACACAGATGAGTAAACAGCAATTACGTGATCTCAGAAGAAAGAAAATGAGCATGGTTTTTCAAAATTTTGCTTTATTTCCGCATAGGACCATACTTGAGAACACTGTATATGGACTTGAGATTCAAGGTGTGACGAAAGCTGAACGGAATGAAAAAGCTGTGAATTCACTTGAACTCGTTGGATTGAAAGGTTATGAAGACAAACGTCCAGATGAGTTAAGTGGCGGTATGCAACAACGTGTTGGTTTGGCACGTGCATTGGCTAATGATGCCGATGTCCTGCTTATGGATGAGGCGTTTAGCGCATTGGATCCACTAATAAGAAAAGATATGCAGGATGAACTGCTTGACCTTCAAGAGCGGATGCAAAAAACGATCGTATTCATTACACACGACCTTGATGAGGCCTTAAGAATTGGTGATCGTATTGCATTGATGAAAGACGGTTCCGTTGTTCAAATTGGATCACCGGAAGAAATCATGATGAATCCTGCCAATGACTATGTTGAGCAGTTCGTTGAAGATGTTGATGTCACTAAGGTCTTTTCAGCCGAGCATGTTATGAAACGGGCTGAACGGGTTAATGTTGATCGCGGTCCGCGTACGGCGCTTAGGTTGATGAAAGACGAAGGTCTGTCTTCAATATACGCCATCGATAAAAACAAGCAATTTCTGGGTGTTCTTTTTGCTGATGATGCTAAAAAGGCCGCTGAAACTGGCAAATCGTTAGAAGAGGTTGTACAGGACGTTGAATCTGTGACACCGGATACGTTACTTAATGATATGTTCGATGTCGTTTCTAATTCTAACGTACCAGTCCCTGTTGTCGAAGACGGCCGCTTAAGAGGGATTGTTAAGCGTAGTGCTATTATCGATGTGATGGCTGACAGCAGTGAGATCACGAACGGAGATGAGGTGAACGAATGA
- a CDS encoding alpha/beta-type small acid-soluble spore protein: protein MADNNSNQILVPGVEQALDQMKTEIAGEFGVQLGADTTSRANGSVGGEITKRLVAQSQQQFGGQQ, encoded by the coding sequence ATGGCAGACAACAATAGTAACCAAATCTTAGTGCCAGGTGTTGAACAAGCACTTGATCAAATGAAAACTGAAATTGCCGGTGAATTCGGTGTTCAACTTGGTGCTGACACCACTTCTCGCGCCAACGGTTCTGTAGGCGGAGAAATCACCAAACGTCTTGTTGCTCAATCACAGCAACAATTCGGCGGTCAGCAATAG
- a CDS encoding ABC transporter permease, producing the protein MNDQTPFLPKIEIGSWVSDFIDWVVASFGGFFEWLASFIQGTVGGIESFFGLFHPFVFILIIAAIAFWRSGKGVAIFTIIGLYLIFNLGYWDDTLKTLALVFSSVILSIIIGVPFGVLVGLNDWAKQIITPILDFMQTMPAFVYLIPMIFLFGIGMAPGVVATIIFSIPPTIRLTGLGIRQVPEDLMEASQAFGSTTWQKLFKVQLPLSLPTIMAGINQTIMLALSMVVIASLVGAPGLGEQVYLAVTQLRIDIGVESGLAIVIIAIVLDRISQNIAKQN; encoded by the coding sequence ATGAACGATCAAACACCATTTTTGCCAAAGATAGAAATTGGATCATGGGTATCCGACTTTATTGACTGGGTCGTAGCCAGTTTCGGTGGATTTTTTGAGTGGCTGGCGAGCTTTATACAGGGTACAGTTGGAGGTATTGAAAGCTTTTTCGGATTATTCCATCCTTTTGTATTTATATTAATTATCGCAGCGATTGCGTTTTGGCGCAGTGGCAAGGGTGTCGCGATTTTTACAATCATTGGGTTATATTTAATTTTTAATTTAGGTTATTGGGATGACACGTTGAAAACACTGGCACTCGTCTTTTCATCAGTGATTCTTTCCATCATTATCGGTGTTCCATTTGGCGTTTTGGTTGGACTAAATGACTGGGCCAAACAGATTATTACACCTATATTGGACTTCATGCAGACGATGCCGGCTTTTGTCTACTTAATTCCGATGATATTCTTATTCGGTATTGGTATGGCACCAGGTGTTGTTGCGACAATTATTTTCTCGATTCCACCTACAATTCGATTAACGGGCTTGGGGATCCGACAAGTGCCTGAAGATCTAATGGAAGCTTCACAGGCGTTTGGTTCAACGACTTGGCAGAAGTTATTTAAAGTTCAATTGCCATTATCACTGCCAACGATTATGGCAGGGATTAACCAAACGATTATGCTTGCTTTGTCCATGGTTGTTATTGCATCACTAGTTGGTGCGCCAGGACTTGGGGAGCAAGTTTACTTAGCTGTAACACAGCTGCGTATTGACATTGGTGTTGAATCTGGTTTAGCGATTGTTATTATCGCAATTGTGTTAGACCGGATTTCACAAAATATAGCAAAACAAAACTAA